A genomic stretch from Prionailurus bengalensis isolate Pbe53 chromosome E2, Fcat_Pben_1.1_paternal_pri, whole genome shotgun sequence includes:
- the TNNT1 gene encoding troponin T, slow skeletal muscle isoform X2, translating into MSDAEEQEYEEEQPEEEAAEEEEEEEERPKPRPVVPPLIPPKIPEGERVDFDDIHRKRMEKDLLELQTLIDVHFEQRKKEEEELIALKERIERRRAERAEQQRFRTEKERERQAKLAEEKMRKEEEEAKKRAEDDAKKKKVLSNMGAHFGGYLVKAEQKRGKRQTGREMKLRILSERKKPLNIDHMGEDQLREKAQELSDWIHQLESEKFDLMAKLKQQKYEINVLYNRISHAQKFRKGAGKGRVGGRWK; encoded by the exons ATGTCTGACGCCGAGGAGCAGGAATATGAGGA ggagcagCCCGAAG AGGAGGctgcggaggaggaggaggaag AAGAGGAGCGGCCCAAACCAAG GCCTGTGGTCCCTCCGCTGATTCCCCCGAAGATCCCAGAAGGGGAACGTGTGGACTTCGAT GACATCCACCGGAAGCGCATGGAGAAGGATCTGCTGGAGCTGCAGACGCTCATTGACGTGCATTTTGAGCAgcggaagaaggaggaagaggagctcATAGCGCTGAAAGAGCGCATT GAGCGGCGCCGGGCAGAGAGAGCTGAACAACAGCGCTTCAGAACCGAGAAGGAGCGCGAGCGTCAGGCTAAGCTGGCG GAGGAGAAAATgcggaaggaggaagaagaggccaAGAAGCGGGCTGAGGATGATGCCAAAAAGAAGAAGGTTCTGTCCAACATGGGAGCCCATTTTGGAGGTTACCTGGTCAAG GCAGAGCAAAAGCGTGGTAAGCGCCAGACAGGCCGGGAGATGAAACTACGCATCCTGTCTGAGCGTAAAAAGCCTCTGAACATCGACCACATGGGAGAAGACCAACTCCG GGAGAAGGCCCAGGAGCTGTCGGACTGGATCCACCAGCTGGAGTCCGAGAAGTTTGACCTTATGGCGAAGCTGAAGCAGCAGAAGTATGAG ATCAACGTGCTGTACAACCGCATCAGCCACGCCCAGAAGTT ccggaagggggcagggaagggccgCGTTGGAGGCCGCTGGAAGTGA
- the TNNT1 gene encoding troponin T, slow skeletal muscle isoform X1 translates to MSDAEEQEYEEEQPEEEAAEEEEEAAEEPEPVAEREEERPKPRPVVPPLIPPKIPEGERVDFDDIHRKRMEKDLLELQTLIDVHFEQRKKEEEELIALKERIERRRAERAEQQRFRTEKERERQAKLAEEKMRKEEEEAKKRAEDDAKKKKVLSNMGAHFGGYLVKAEQKRGKRQTGREMKLRILSERKKPLNIDHMGEDQLREKAQELSDWIHQLESEKFDLMAKLKQQKYEINVLYNRISHAQKFRKGAGKGRVGGRWK, encoded by the exons ATGTCTGACGCCGAGGAGCAGGAATATGAGGA ggagcagCCCGAAG AGGAGGctgcggaggaggaggaggaag ccgCCGAGGAGCCGGAGCCGGTGGCAGAGCGAG AAGAGGAGCGGCCCAAACCAAG GCCTGTGGTCCCTCCGCTGATTCCCCCGAAGATCCCAGAAGGGGAACGTGTGGACTTCGAT GACATCCACCGGAAGCGCATGGAGAAGGATCTGCTGGAGCTGCAGACGCTCATTGACGTGCATTTTGAGCAgcggaagaaggaggaagaggagctcATAGCGCTGAAAGAGCGCATT GAGCGGCGCCGGGCAGAGAGAGCTGAACAACAGCGCTTCAGAACCGAGAAGGAGCGCGAGCGTCAGGCTAAGCTGGCG GAGGAGAAAATgcggaaggaggaagaagaggccaAGAAGCGGGCTGAGGATGATGCCAAAAAGAAGAAGGTTCTGTCCAACATGGGAGCCCATTTTGGAGGTTACCTGGTCAAG GCAGAGCAAAAGCGTGGTAAGCGCCAGACAGGCCGGGAGATGAAACTACGCATCCTGTCTGAGCGTAAAAAGCCTCTGAACATCGACCACATGGGAGAAGACCAACTCCG GGAGAAGGCCCAGGAGCTGTCGGACTGGATCCACCAGCTGGAGTCCGAGAAGTTTGACCTTATGGCGAAGCTGAAGCAGCAGAAGTATGAG ATCAACGTGCTGTACAACCGCATCAGCCACGCCCAGAAGTT ccggaagggggcagggaagggccgCGTTGGAGGCCGCTGGAAGTGA